From a region of the Arachis ipaensis cultivar K30076 chromosome B09, Araip1.1, whole genome shotgun sequence genome:
- the LOC107614870 gene encoding TMV resistance protein N-like → MALSHAAASSSSSPLTTRYDVFISFRGEDTRNGFTSHLHSALLRNQIETFIDYRIPKGGVVWNELVEAIRDSKLFVVIFSENYASSSWCLRELVEIMECKKKNEQVIVIPVFYKIEATHVRKQSGSYRRAFDEHERSSNRKHVHQWRTALTQASNLSGFPCDHHR, encoded by the exons ATGGCACTTTCCCATGcggctgcttcttcttcttcctcacctcTCACTACTCGATATGATGTTTTTATCAGTTTCAGAGGCGAGGACACGCGTAATGGTTTTACCAGCCATCTTCATTCTGCTCTCCTCAGAAATCAGATCGAGACGTTCATAGATTACAGAATCCCCAAAGGAGGTGTCGTCTGGAACGAACTTGTTGAAGCCATCAGAGACTCAAAGTTGTTTGTTGTTATCTTCTCCGAAAACTATGCTTCGTCTAGCTGGTGCTTGAGAGAGCTGGTTGAGATCATGGAGTGCAAGAAAAAGAATGAACAAGTTATTGTGATTCCAGTGTTCTATAAGATAGAGGCCACACATGTTCGCAAGCAGAGTGGAAGTTACCGCAGAGCCTTTGATGAGCATGAGAGATCCTCCAACCGTAAACATGTGCACCAATGGAGGACGGCACTCACTCAAGCTTCGAATCTCTCTGGCTTCCCTTGCGATCACCACAG GTAA